From Ignavibacterium sp.:
TTACTTCAACCATCAGTAGGGAATCATAATGTTAATCTGAATGTTGGGAATTTATCCGGCACTAATTTGATTTCTTATGCCAATAAAAGCATAAGTTTACAGGTAAGCGGGGATCTTTATTCAAGAGACTGGGGACTTAGAGTTTATCAACAACAAAACTACAATGCTTTGGATAATGTAAGAAATGATATAGTAAGAGCATTTGGGGAAATGAATGTTTACTTTGGTTACAATGGTAATAATATAATTAACGTTAATAATAATCTTCCCAACCAAACTTTTAATTACGATTTTTCTAATATCCTGCCAATAAATGAAGATCCTGGGGTTATTTATGCTTTTAGCCGCATTTATGGTGAAATTCCAATTGATCAGGCGTTGATGAGTTTTTGGAATGAGCATCCAAATGAAGGATTACTATTTTTTGTTCAGAACTATAATCCGATAAATGCACAACCGTTAAATTACATATTCGGTTACACTAGACGAATATATTTCAATGGAGATAGAATACTATCTCCGATTTCATTTATCTTTGTTCAAAGAATAAGAGACATAGTAGCCAATAATTGGGAAGATGAGGAGATTTCGACTACAACAATCCATGAATTAGGACATTTATGGTGTGCTGACATTACAAATGAAGTACATACCTCTTGGCACAATGGAAATAATAGAAATATGTGCTCCTTAAATTACTTTGATTACAATTCAGACGGCGAACCACAAGGAGATGGAGACCGAATATTAACTCTGAGAGGGTTTTGCGAAGGTCACCTACAACGAGGTATGAATATCTCCTGGCGCTTAAGGCAATATAGTCCTTATGGTGAAAATACAACACCACTAAAACATATCTTATTTGCGCTAAATAATGAACAGAGTATTTACAGAAGCGATTCAATTAAAATTGAACTGATGTTATCTAAAAATGAATTTTTTCAAGGTGAATCAATAAATATTCTTTGTTCAGTTTTCAATCAATCAGCTATGTCTGTTTATATCGGAGGATACGAACATCATTTACTAAACCTTAATACCGGAAAACTTTATAATTCAAGAGAAAACTATAGTCGAAGATCTCAAACTGGTATTCCTGCTTTTAGTATTGAAAAATCAATAATAGATCCTCATGACTGGTTAATGTCAGATGAATATATTGGTAATCCATTCCCTTCTGGTACATATGAATATTGGTTGACTGAAATCATTAATGATCGTAAAATAGTTTCTAATAAAGTAAGATTTACAATTTTAGAACCCCCGGATTCTGTAAAGCCACAGTTGAATGAATTAATATACCTCTCAAATAAATCAACACCACTTGATGAAGCAAAATCGCTTTATGAAAAGTATAAAAACTCTTTTTATAGCGAGAGAGCTCTAAAAAAACTTCTTAGTTATCCGAATCTGGAAACAACTTTAAAACTTAAACTAACCAAACAATATATAATTAGCTATCCCAACAGCTCAAAGGCTGTATATTTATTCCTAAACCTTTTGGGAAATCATCTTGAAAATAGGATTTTGCTCGAAGAAATAATCGAAAATTTGAAACGTAATCAACCAGATTGTTATCTTCTTGAAGTATTGAGAAGTTGGCCTGATAATTTAGATACTAAAAAACAAATCCGGCATTTACTTTATTGAGAGGGTGAGTATAATGAAAACAACAATTATAATATTTTTAATTTCTGTGTTTTTTATGCCAAACACAATCATTTCTCAAATAAATAGCGGCAAGCTAATTAAGTTGGAGTATGATAAAGATTTTATTTACCACACAATAAGTGAACTAAATAATGCAATCATTGAAGATGATATTGATAAGATAAATAAAATTTTAGATGATAATTACCATATGGAAGAAAATCATTTTCAAAATCCTTTTGATTTGTTAGATATCCAACCTATTAATATTATAAAAGAATCTTCTAATGCAAGAGTTATCTGTATTATAAAATTCAGAAATAATAATTTAATTGATAAATTTATTTTAGATACAATTTATTTAGAAAAAAATAGGAATCAATGGAAAATAACCGAACTTGGTACTCTAGAAGGAAAAGTTAAAAACCTATATAATAATAAGTTTATTCCAAAAAGCAAGATAAAGTCAATAAATGTAATAGAACCTATAATAAGTTATAATACCGGAATTTTAGAAGCTCATTATCTTTCCCCTGAAATTATGGAAATAAATGGAAATATTACTCAAAATTATACTACAAAACTATTGTTCGGATTATATTCTAAAATAGATATTGCGCTTTATGCTACTGAATCTAACAATACTACAAATTATGCTATTTTTAATTTGGATGATAAATGGAAAAGAGTACTTTTCTCTAAGTTAGGTAGTGATGAAATAAAATGTTATAGCTGTGCCCAAAATGAAGTTAAATTTTTTGACCCAGTTGCAATTGATGTTAATGAATTTGGGGAGGTTTTTATTTTGGATAGATATACCAAACAAATTCATAAATTTATATATAATATAAATGCTAATTCTTTAATGTATCAAGGGCTTTTAGATATTCCGGTTCAATTATTAAGATATCCTGAAGATTTAGATTATTCGAGTAATGAAACAGCAGACTATCCACAAGATGATTTTATTTTGGTTACAGATAGACTAAGAAAATCAATTCTAAAATTTTCACGAGAAGGAATATTAATTAAGGAATACACTACTTATATTTATAATGGTACGGTATACAATATTGATTGGCCAACTAGGATCTCCTCAAATTGGTCAACTCAATTTATTGATAAAGGATCTAATTATATAATCTCTTGTGAAATTCTCCCATCCACAATCGTATGTTACAACATCTCCAAATTACCATACATTTATAATCCAACAGATATTGCGCTGGACGCAAGCTATAACATTCTAGTAACAGATGAAAGTGGTTTAGTACACAAATTTAGTTTTTATGGTGAATATATTTGCTCTTATAAAATTGCAGACTTCCCGTTTCATTCAACCCAAAGAATAGGTAATACATTATTAACAAACCCAAATTTTGGAATACTAACACATTTTGTAAATGATCTTTGGACACAAAGTAAAGGTTCAAAAAGAATATTGCCTGGTGCAGATGCCATCGAGTTAGAAATTACTGATAATGGAAGTTATTATAGGGCAAAGTGTAAATTCACTGATAAATGTTATTATAAATTTGAAATAATTAAAATGGCGGATGGTTCTGTATTATACACTAAAAACTCAAGTACTAATATTGGTGGTGAAATTAATCAAATTTTAATTCCAACAAATCAATTTTCAGCAGGCACATACATTTTTAGAGTCTCTTTTTTGCCTTTTTATAATTCTTCTTACGGAAATTATTCGGTCGATTGGAAAATTAAAGAACTTCTATTTACCCCATTGATAGCCCCGGTGATCTCCAACTTCACACAATCGCCCAATCCAATATGTAAAGGTACAACAGGATATGTTTATGTTAATCTTTCTCAAGGTAATGGTAATTTAACTTATAACTGGTTTTCATATAATGCTCCTTCGGGTGTAACAGTCAACTTTAGTCCAAATTCAAACAGATGTACAATTACTTACAGCAGCGCAGATGCAGTTGCTCTTGGAGCTGAAGGACCTACCTGGGATTTTGGTTGTACGGTAAGCAATTCAGTAGGTGAAAGCACTATGCGTTATACTCCTATACTCAGTGATTGTAATGGTTGTCCAACTCTTTCATTTGAACAGAATGGAATGCTCTTCGATGAAAATCCTCTTCTTATTACATCACTAAGAAACCCTGGTAAAGATGTAATAGACTATTATCTTATCAATACTCCGATAACACCCGTAAATAATAAGATAAAACTTACAGTTCACGAGCCACAGACAGAGCATAGCTGGTTTGATCAGATATCTCTGATTGAAGCAACAGCAAACCAGGGAGAGAATATAGTTGTAAATGAACAAGGACAGGTAATAAACTACAGTTCAACAATACCACTGAGGATAATGCTCAATGGTCAAACAGATATAACTTCCGCACTTGGGAATATGGACTCGGTAACAGTTCAGCTAAATGTTGGAGATGTTATAACAATCACCCGGTTTACAGAAGGAGTTGAAGCAGATGGTGATGTAGTGCTTGGAGGAGTAGAGCCACCACCACCTCAGAAAAGGTTAAGTGCATTGCGGATGAATCTTAGAAAAGAAATAACGAATGAACAGGGAGAGCAAATAACAGAGGTAATTCCGATAACAGAATTCTTCCTGCGACCAAATAAAAGTATAATAAGCAAGAGAATAACTAATCTGCCATCAGGAGTAATAGAGTTGCAAGTTAATAAACCGCTTGAGCTGGATTACTTTGCATTTGTGATAAATCTACAGACAGTAAAAACCAAAACTCTTTCGTTAAGCAGTGCAGTGCACTCAGTAAACGGAGAAATAAAAGGAAAACTAATAAGTTTAGACGGTAATTACGGGGAGCTAAGTCCAACAGAGCGAATAGATCTGACATTCAATACAACTACAACAACAGGAAACAGAGCATATATCCTAAAGACAGCAGGAAGATATGTGACAGATAGTTTGTACTTGAAAGGAATAAATAAACCAATGACCACCGAGAGTTCTAAAGAAATACCAACGGAATATAAACTATTTGATAACTACCCGAACCCTTTCAATCCTACAACAGTAATCCGTTGGCAGTCACCAGTAGGCAGTCATACAACATTAAAAGTTTACGATATATTAGGCAACGAAGCAGCAACCTTAGTTGATGAGTACAGAGAAGCGGGAAGATATAAAGTTGAGTTTGATGCAAGCAAACTTGCAAGTGGAGTTTATATTTATAAGTTAACTGCCGGTTCGTTTACATCAAGTAAGAAGATGATGGTGATAAAATAAATACCTCATCCCTAAATCCCTTCTCCAAAGGAGAAGGGACTTTTTTATAATTCAAAAGTCAAAAGAGCGGATAAATTATCCGCTCTTTTTTTGCTAAGTTTATAAAAACTTCCAGTTAAACAAGTGAACATTAATTATTGAAAACAATCTTCTCCGCGGCAATTCTTCCGCTTCTTACTGCACTTTCAATTGTAGCAGGAAGTTTTGTATCAACCCAATCTCCTGCAATGAAAAGATTTTTAACTTTTGTTTCTGTTGAAGGTCTGTGTTTCAAAGTAAAATCATCAGGAATAAATGTAGCTCTTTTCTCCTTAATTATTTTGTATAAAAGAATATCATCATCAGAAATTGCAATAAATTTTTTAAGCTCCGTGAAAACCAAATTAAAAATTTCTTCATTATTCATCTGCATAAACTTATCTGCATTGCTGATTACAATATTCCAATGAGTTTTCTTGTTAAAAAACCAATGTAACTCCGAATCAATAAAAGCATAAAAATCTTCACTGAGGAAATTTTGCTTTAGCCATAAATGGATA
This genomic window contains:
- a CDS encoding T9SS type A sorting domain-containing protein, whose product is MKTTIIIFLISVFFMPNTIISQINSGKLIKLEYDKDFIYHTISELNNAIIEDDIDKINKILDDNYHMEENHFQNPFDLLDIQPINIIKESSNARVICIIKFRNNNLIDKFILDTIYLEKNRNQWKITELGTLEGKVKNLYNNKFIPKSKIKSINVIEPIISYNTGILEAHYLSPEIMEINGNITQNYTTKLLFGLYSKIDIALYATESNNTTNYAIFNLDDKWKRVLFSKLGSDEIKCYSCAQNEVKFFDPVAIDVNEFGEVFILDRYTKQIHKFIYNINANSLMYQGLLDIPVQLLRYPEDLDYSSNETADYPQDDFILVTDRLRKSILKFSREGILIKEYTTYIYNGTVYNIDWPTRISSNWSTQFIDKGSNYIISCEILPSTIVCYNISKLPYIYNPTDIALDASYNILVTDESGLVHKFSFYGEYICSYKIADFPFHSTQRIGNTLLTNPNFGILTHFVNDLWTQSKGSKRILPGADAIELEITDNGSYYRAKCKFTDKCYYKFEIIKMADGSVLYTKNSSTNIGGEINQILIPTNQFSAGTYIFRVSFLPFYNSSYGNYSVDWKIKELLFTPLIAPVISNFTQSPNPICKGTTGYVYVNLSQGNGNLTYNWFSYNAPSGVTVNFSPNSNRCTITYSSADAVALGAEGPTWDFGCTVSNSVGESTMRYTPILSDCNGCPTLSFEQNGMLFDENPLLITSLRNPGKDVIDYYLINTPITPVNNKIKLTVHEPQTEHSWFDQISLIEATANQGENIVVNEQGQVINYSSTIPLRIMLNGQTDITSALGNMDSVTVQLNVGDVITITRFTEGVEADGDVVLGGVEPPPPQKRLSALRMNLRKEITNEQGEQITEVIPITEFFLRPNKSIISKRITNLPSGVIELQVNKPLELDYFAFVINLQTVKTKTLSLSSAVHSVNGEIKGKLISLDGNYGELSPTERIDLTFNTTTTTGNRAYILKTAGRYVTDSLYLKGINKPMTTESSKEIPTEYKLFDNYPNPFNPTTVIRWQSPVGSHTTLKVYDILGNEAATLVDEYREAGRYKVEFDASKLASGVYIYKLTAGSFTSSKKMMVIK